A region of Campylobacter armoricus DNA encodes the following proteins:
- the rplP gene encoding 50S ribosomal protein L16 produces MLMPKRTKYRKMMKGRNRGYANRGTEFTFGEFALKATEAGRINSRQIEAARIALTRFVKRQGKTWIRVFPDKPLTKKPLETRMGKGKGAVEEWVMNIKPGRIIYEMAGVNEEMARQALTLAMHKLPFKTKFVTRESQNEIY; encoded by the coding sequence ATGTTAATGCCAAAAAGAACAAAATATCGTAAAATGATGAAAGGGCGTAATAGAGGTTATGCCAACAGAGGAACTGAATTTACTTTTGGTGAATTTGCTTTAAAAGCAACTGAAGCTGGTCGTATTAACTCTCGTCAAATCGAAGCAGCTCGTATTGCTTTAACTCGTTTTGTAAAAAGACAAGGTAAAACTTGGATTAGAGTTTTCCCTGATAAACCTTTAACCAAAAAACCTTTAGAAACTCGTATGGGTAAAGGTAAAGGTGCAGTTGAAGAATGGGTAATGAATATTAAACCAGGTCGTATTATTTATGAAATGGCAGGGGTTAATGAAGAGATGGCAAGACAAGCTTTAACTTTAGCTATGCATAAATTGCCATTTAAAACTAAGTTTGTTACAAGAGAGAGCCAAAATGAAATATACTGA
- a CDS encoding 50S ribosomal protein L23: MADITDIKTILYTEKSLNLQEQGVVVIQTSPKMTKNGLKEVLREYFGVTPVRINSLKMDGKVKRFRGREGQRNSFKKFYVKLPEGVSLESSEA; the protein is encoded by the coding sequence ATGGCAGATATTACTGATATAAAAACAATACTTTACACTGAAAAAAGCTTAAACCTTCAAGAGCAAGGTGTTGTAGTGATTCAAACTTCTCCAAAAATGACTAAAAATGGTCTAAAAGAAGTTTTAAGAGAATATTTTGGTGTAACTCCAGTAAGAATTAATTCTTTAAAAATGGATGGAAAAGTAAAGCGTTTTAGAGGTCGTGAAGGTCAAAGAAATAGCTTTAAAAAATTCTATGTTAAGCTACCAGAAGGTGTGAGCTTAGAAAGTTCGGAGGCATAA
- a CDS encoding glucosaminidase domain-containing protein — protein MKLIIILLSSILFVKADFIAGFDESYYALSIKEKREVFIQKINSLLDISFKEVEAERKFVESFFKEAIKKNFRNLNSKAMEKLWFLKEKYRIKNLYDLKEYQTRIQKVPKSLAIAQAIIESATGTSRFAKEANNLFGEWTWGEKGLIPKERSEGKTHKIRIFDTLQESVDSYVLNLNRHDAYKEFRIWRWDTISQNEKLDGKEAANHLEKYSEIKSNYTKLIISIINQHELDKLD, from the coding sequence TTGAAGCTGATTATAATTTTACTTAGTAGTATTTTATTCGTGAAAGCGGATTTTATAGCGGGTTTTGATGAGAGTTATTATGCTTTAAGTATAAAAGAAAAACGCGAAGTTTTCATACAAAAAATCAACTCTTTACTAGATATCTCCTTTAAAGAGGTAGAAGCAGAAAGGAAATTCGTAGAGTCTTTTTTCAAGGAAGCTATAAAAAAGAATTTTAGAAATTTAAATTCTAAGGCTATGGAAAAATTATGGTTTTTAAAAGAAAAATATCGCATTAAAAATTTATATGATTTAAAAGAATATCAAACACGCATTCAAAAAGTTCCAAAATCTTTAGCCATAGCTCAAGCTATTATAGAAAGTGCAACTGGTACAAGCCGCTTTGCAAAAGAGGCAAATAATTTGTTTGGTGAATGGACTTGGGGTGAAAAAGGTTTAATTCCTAAAGAAAGAAGTGAAGGTAAAACCCATAAAATTCGTATATTTGATACTTTGCAAGAAAGTGTAGATTCTTATGTGCTTAATCTAAACCGCCATGATGCTTATAAAGAATTTAGAATTTGGAGATGGGATACTATAAGTCAAAATGAAAAACTTGATGGTAAAGAAGCGGCAAATCATTTAGAAAAATATTCAGAAATTAAAAGTAATTACACTAAACTTATTATTTCTATTATCAATCAACATGAGCTTGATAAATTAGATTAA
- the rpmC gene encoding 50S ribosomal protein L29 — protein MKYTEIKDKTAGELATMLKEKKVLLFTLRQKLKTMQLTNPKEISEVKKDIARINTAISALK, from the coding sequence ATGAAATATACTGAGATTAAAGATAAAACAGCAGGTGAGCTTGCAACAATGCTAAAAGAAAAAAAGGTGCTTTTATTTACTTTAAGACAAAAGCTAAAAACAATGCAGCTAACTAATCCTAAAGAAATTAGCGAAGTTAAAAAAGACATTGCTAGAATCAATACTGCAATTAGTGCTTTAAAATAA
- the rplD gene encoding 50S ribosomal protein L4 codes for MSKVTVLNDKFEKASELDLPAKYAEVNPHNLYLYVKSYLASLRANTAHTKGRSDVSGGGKKPWRQKGRGGARAGSTRTNVWVGGAVAFGPTNNRNYFQKVNKKQKRLALERALADKAQNNALFSVDSLSIESGKTKDANAVIKKLGLKDALIVKDLLDEKTLLAFRNLANCYVVDISEVNAYLVSVFNAVIIEKAALESIVKEG; via the coding sequence ATGAGTAAAGTAACTGTTTTAAATGATAAATTTGAAAAAGCTAGTGAACTCGATCTTCCAGCAAAATATGCAGAAGTTAATCCTCACAACCTTTATTTATATGTAAAATCTTATCTTGCTAGCCTTAGAGCAAACACAGCTCATACTAAAGGTAGAAGCGATGTAAGCGGTGGTGGTAAAAAACCATGGAGACAAAAAGGTCGTGGTGGTGCAAGAGCAGGTTCAACAAGAACGAATGTTTGGGTTGGTGGTGCTGTAGCATTTGGTCCTACAAACAATCGTAACTATTTTCAAAAAGTTAATAAAAAACAAAAACGCTTAGCGCTTGAAAGAGCATTGGCTGATAAAGCACAAAACAATGCATTATTCTCAGTAGATAGTTTAAGCATTGAAAGCGGTAAAACAAAAGATGCAAATGCAGTTATTAAAAAGCTTGGTTTAAAAGATGCTTTAATTGTAAAAGATTTACTAGATGAAAAAACACTTCTTGCTTTTAGAAACTTAGCAAATTGCTATGTAGTTGATATTAGCGAAGTAAATGCTTATTTAGTATCTGTATTTAATGCTGTTATCATTGAAAAAGCAGCGCTTGAATCTATCGTAAAAGAGGGTTAA
- the dapF gene encoding diaminopimelate epimerase has product MKFYKYCASGNDFVVFADKEKKERSEIAKILCNRYEGIGADGLIVIVPHNRFDFEWEFYNCDGSKANMCGNGARAAAHFAHHYLKKSQYLNFLTGAGLIKSFVDDDMVEIKLSSVKDVKEPFEYKNRTWQGCNTGVPHLVTFVESLDEFDLELCKYMRKRYNANINFVKIVNDEFIKVRTFERGVEDETLACGTGMGACFYLAYLKQKVKNDILVKPKSNENLYFRLEDEQIFFRGKVKCCFEADYNFT; this is encoded by the coding sequence ATGAAATTTTATAAGTATTGTGCAAGTGGAAATGATTTTGTGGTTTTTGCAGATAAGGAAAAAAAAGAACGCAGTGAAATAGCTAAAATTCTTTGTAATCGTTATGAGGGTATAGGTGCTGATGGACTTATAGTTATAGTGCCTCATAATAGATTTGATTTTGAATGGGAATTTTATAATTGTGATGGAAGCAAGGCAAATATGTGTGGCAATGGAGCTAGGGCCGCGGCACATTTTGCACACCATTACCTTAAAAAATCGCAATATTTAAATTTTTTAACAGGTGCGGGGCTTATAAAATCTTTTGTTGATGATGATATGGTTGAAATTAAATTAAGTAGTGTAAAAGATGTTAAAGAGCCTTTTGAATATAAAAACAGAACTTGGCAAGGTTGTAATACAGGAGTTCCACATTTGGTTACTTTTGTAGAGTCTTTAGATGAGTTTGATTTAGAATTATGCAAATATATGCGTAAAAGATACAATGCAAATATTAATTTTGTAAAAATAGTAAATGATGAATTTATAAAAGTTAGAACTTTTGAGCGTGGGGTAGAAGATGAAACTTTAGCTTGCGGAACAGGTATGGGAGCTTGTTTTTATCTTGCTTATTTAAAGCAAAAAGTAAAAAATGATATTTTGGTTAAGCCAAAAAGTAATGAAAATTTGTATTTTAGATTAGAAGATGAACAGATATTTTTTAGAGGAAAGGTAAAGTGCTGTTTTGAAGCTGATTATAATTTTACTTAG
- the rplV gene encoding 50S ribosomal protein L22 codes for MSRALIKFIRLSPTKARLIAREVQGMNAELALASLKFMPNKGAKFIANAISSAVANGGFEANEVVVSSCRIDAGAVLKRFRPRARGSASRIRKPTSHILVEVSKVEASAEKTTKAKKASVKKES; via the coding sequence ATGAGTAGAGCATTAATTAAATTCATAAGATTATCTCCAACTAAAGCGAGATTGATTGCTAGGGAAGTTCAAGGTATGAATGCAGAGCTTGCATTAGCTAGTTTAAAATTTATGCCAAACAAAGGCGCTAAATTTATAGCAAATGCTATTTCAAGTGCTGTGGCAAATGGCGGATTTGAAGCAAATGAAGTTGTTGTTTCAAGTTGTCGTATTGATGCTGGTGCGGTTTTAAAAAGATTTAGACCAAGAGCTAGGGGAAGTGCTAGTCGTATTAGAAAGCCAACTTCACACATTTTGGTAGAAGTTAGTAAAGTAGAAGCAAGTGCTGAAAAAACTACAAAAGCTAAAAAAGCATCAGTGAAAAAGGAAAGCTAA
- the rpsS gene encoding 30S ribosomal protein S19, giving the protein MARSLKKGPFVDDHVMKKVIAAKKANDGKPIKTWSRRSTIIPDMIGLTFNVHNGKSFIPVYITENHIGYKLGEFAPTRTFKGHKGSVQKKIGK; this is encoded by the coding sequence ATGGCTAGGTCACTAAAAAAAGGTCCTTTTGTTGATGACCATGTAATGAAAAAAGTCATCGCTGCTAAAAAAGCTAACGATGGTAAGCCAATTAAAACTTGGTCAAGACGCAGCACTATTATACCTGATATGATAGGTTTAACTTTTAATGTTCATAATGGAAAAAGCTTTATCCCAGTATATATTACTGAAAATCATATAGGTTATAAATTAGGTGAATTTGCACCTACTAGAACATTTAAGGGTCATAAAGGCTCTGTTCAGAAAAAAATAGGTAAGTAA
- the rpsC gene encoding 30S ribosomal protein S3 → MGQKVNPIGLRLGINRNWESRWFPTKANLAENIGEDYKIRTFLKRKLYYAGISQILVERTAKKLRVTVVAARPGIIIGKKGSDVDVLRKELQDLIKKEININIKEERKAGASAQLAAESVATQLEKRIAFRRAMKKVIQGAQKAGAKGIKVSVSGRLGGAEMARTEWYLEGRVPLHTLRAKIDYGFAEAHTTYGNIGIKVWIFKGEVLQKGVQPEKTEENAPAKKTRRARRGK, encoded by the coding sequence ATGGGACAAAAAGTAAATCCGATTGGTTTAAGACTAGGAATTAATAGAAACTGGGAATCAAGATGGTTTCCTACAAAAGCTAATTTAGCAGAAAATATTGGTGAAGATTATAAAATCAGAACTTTCTTAAAAAGAAAACTTTATTATGCTGGAATTAGCCAAATTCTTGTAGAAAGAACAGCTAAAAAACTTCGTGTTACTGTTGTAGCTGCAAGACCGGGAATTATTATTGGTAAAAAAGGTAGTGATGTTGATGTTCTAAGAAAAGAACTTCAAGATTTAATTAAAAAAGAAATTAATATCAACATCAAAGAAGAAAGAAAAGCAGGTGCTTCAGCTCAACTTGCAGCTGAAAGTGTTGCTACTCAACTTGAAAAAAGAATTGCTTTTAGAAGAGCAATGAAAAAAGTAATTCAAGGGGCGCAAAAAGCAGGTGCTAAAGGGATTAAAGTTTCAGTTTCAGGCCGTTTAGGTGGTGCTGAAATGGCAAGAACAGAATGGTATCTAGAAGGTCGTGTTCCACTTCATACTTTAAGAGCAAAAATCGATTATGGTTTTGCTGAAGCTCATACTACTTATGGAAATATAGGTATTAAAGTGTGGATCTTCAAAGGTGAAGTTTTACAAAAAGGTGTTCAACCTGAAAAAACCGAAGAAAACGCTCCAGCTAAAAAAACTAGAAGAGCAAGAAGAGGTAAATAA
- the rpsQ gene encoding 30S ribosomal protein S17, with translation MAFKREIQGVVVQIAGDKTATILVERKVVHPKYRKIVKRFKKYLIHDERNELKVGNTVVAIECRPLSKRKSFRLKTIVSAGVE, from the coding sequence ATGGCATTCAAAAGAGAAATTCAAGGCGTTGTTGTTCAAATTGCTGGAGATAAAACAGCAACCATTTTGGTTGAAAGAAAAGTGGTTCACCCAAAATATAGAAAAATCGTAAAACGCTTTAAAAAATATTTAATTCATGATGAAAGAAATGAACTTAAAGTGGGAAATACTGTAGTTGCTATTGAATGCAGACCACTTTCTAAGAGAAAATCATTTCGTTTAAAAACTATAGTATCAGCAGGAGTTGAGTAA
- the purM gene encoding phosphoribosylformylglycinamidine cyclo-ligase, with the protein MNISYEDAGVSIDNGNAFVEAIKPLVKETFNNNVLGGIGSFSGAFAIPSGFKNPVMLAATDGVGTKLRLAIDSQKFDTIGEDLVAMCVNDLICNFATPLFFLDYYATAKLDVEVAKKVVAGIANGCKKANCALIGGETAEMPGMYHNNDFDLAGFSVGMAEKDEIDRRTFVKNGDILLALPSSGLHSNGYSLARKVLFETQKLKFDDKIDGKNLIDILLEPTRIYVKDFLKLKPFISALAHITGGGLVENLPRVFPRGIGAIIRKHHLKTPEIFYHIGQSVEEAEMYRSFNMGVGLVMVVDPSNVSKVLENSDAFVIGEVVLNEGIILE; encoded by the coding sequence ATGAATATAAGCTACGAAGATGCGGGAGTAAGTATAGATAATGGCAATGCTTTTGTAGAAGCAATCAAACCCTTAGTAAAAGAAACTTTTAATAACAATGTTTTAGGTGGCATAGGATCATTTTCGGGTGCTTTTGCTATACCGAGTGGTTTTAAAAATCCAGTAATGCTAGCAGCAACTGATGGAGTAGGGACAAAACTACGCCTTGCTATTGATAGTCAAAAATTTGATACTATAGGTGAAGATTTGGTAGCAATGTGTGTGAATGATTTAATTTGTAATTTTGCTACGCCTTTGTTTTTCTTAGATTATTATGCAACTGCAAAATTAGATGTAGAAGTAGCTAAAAAAGTTGTAGCAGGTATTGCAAATGGTTGCAAAAAAGCAAATTGTGCCCTAATAGGTGGGGAAACTGCTGAAATGCCTGGAATGTATCATAACAATGATTTTGATTTAGCTGGTTTTTCAGTAGGTATGGCTGAAAAAGATGAAATCGATAGAAGAACTTTCGTAAAAAATGGAGATATCTTACTAGCCCTACCTAGTAGCGGACTGCATTCTAATGGCTACTCTTTAGCTAGAAAAGTATTATTTGAAACACAAAAGCTTAAGTTTGATGATAAAATAGATGGTAAAAATTTAATCGATATCTTACTTGAGCCTACAAGAATTTATGTTAAAGACTTTTTAAAATTAAAACCTTTTATTAGTGCTTTAGCTCACATTACAGGCGGTGGATTAGTAGAAAATTTACCTAGAGTTTTCCCAAGAGGAATAGGTGCTATCATTAGAAAACACCATTTAAAAACTCCTGAAATTTTTTATCATATAGGTCAAAGTGTAGAAGAAGCTGAAATGTATAGAAGTTTTAATATGGGCGTGGGTTTGGTTATGGTAGTAGATCCATCTAATGTAAGTAAAGTTTTAGAAAATTCAGATGCGTTTGTAATAGGAGAAGTTGTATTAAATGAAGGAATAATATTGGAGTAA
- the rplC gene encoding 50S ribosomal protein L3 yields MEYIVEKIGMSRTISTPSIPVTLLKLVQTKVCEVENGKALVAYVKGKTNNKCIAGQQKKYNLSAEFNRFASLEVANTQAGDIDLNPLKEASILKVSFNSKGRGYSGVVKRHGFAGGPASHGSRFHRRHGSIGNREWPGRVQPGMKMAGHYGNVKVTVKNEVVSFDEENGILVVKGAVPGHNGAMGKIRIAK; encoded by the coding sequence ATGGAATACATTGTAGAAAAAATTGGTATGAGTAGAACAATTAGCACACCAAGCATTCCTGTAACCTTACTTAAACTTGTTCAAACTAAAGTATGTGAAGTAGAAAATGGGAAAGCTTTAGTTGCTTATGTAAAAGGCAAAACAAATAATAAATGTATTGCTGGTCAGCAAAAAAAATACAATCTTTCAGCAGAATTTAATAGATTTGCTTCTTTAGAAGTAGCAAATACACAAGCAGGTGATATTGATCTTAATCCTTTAAAAGAAGCTTCAATTTTAAAAGTAAGTTTTAATTCTAAAGGTAGAGGTTATAGTGGTGTTGTTAAAAGACATGGTTTTGCTGGTGGTCCTGCAAGTCATGGTTCAAGATTCCACAGAAGACACGGATCGATTGGTAACCGCGAATGGCCAGGTCGTGTTCAACCAGGTATGAAAATGGCAGGACACTATGGTAATGTAAAAGTTACTGTGAAAAATGAAGTAGTATCATTTGATGAAGAAAATGGAATTTTGGTTGTAAAAGGTGCGGTTCCAGGACATAATGGTGCTATGGGTAAAATAAGGATTGCAAAATGA
- the rplB gene encoding 50S ribosomal protein L2 — MAIKTYKPYTPSRRYITGVSSDDITAKASVRSLLVKLPAHAGRNNNGRITSRHKEAGAKKLYRIIDFKRRKFGIEGKVEAIEYDPYRNCRIALISYRDGEKRYILQPKGLSVGDVVCAAESGLDIKPGNAMKLRNIPVGTIVHNIELKPGKGGQMIRSAGAYAQLMGKEEKYVILRLASGEMRQVLAECMASIGEVGNEEWSNVTIGKAGRNRHRGIRPQTRGSAMNPVDHPHGGGEGKKNSGRHPVTPWGKPTKGAKTRRKKASDKLIISRRKGK, encoded by the coding sequence ATGGCAATTAAAACTTATAAACCATATACTCCAAGTAGAAGATACATCACAGGTGTAAGCTCTGATGATATCACAGCAAAAGCTAGTGTGCGTTCATTACTTGTAAAACTTCCAGCTCATGCAGGTCGTAACAATAATGGTAGAATCACAAGCCGTCATAAAGAAGCAGGTGCTAAAAAACTTTACAGAATTATAGATTTTAAAAGAAGAAAATTTGGTATTGAAGGTAAAGTTGAAGCAATCGAGTACGATCCATACAGAAATTGTCGTATTGCATTAATCTCTTATAGAGATGGTGAAAAAAGATACATCTTACAACCAAAAGGTTTAAGTGTTGGTGATGTTGTTTGTGCTGCTGAAAGCGGACTTGACATTAAACCAGGTAATGCAATGAAATTAAGAAACATCCCAGTGGGTACTATCGTACACAATATCGAGTTAAAGCCAGGTAAAGGCGGTCAAATGATCCGTTCAGCAGGTGCTTATGCTCAATTAATGGGTAAAGAAGAAAAGTATGTTATTTTAAGACTTGCAAGTGGTGAAATGAGACAAGTTTTAGCTGAATGTATGGCAAGTATCGGTGAAGTTGGTAATGAAGAATGGTCAAATGTGACTATTGGTAAAGCTGGCAGAAATCGCCATAGAGGTATTCGTCCTCAAACAAGAGGTTCTGCGATGAACCCAGTTGATCACCCGCACGGTGGGGGTGAAGGTAAGAAAAATTCAGGCCGTCATCCAGTTACTCCATGGGGTAAACCAACTAAAGGTGCTAAAACTCGCCGTAAAAAAGCTAGCGATAAGCTAATAATTTCAAGAAGAAAAGGAAAGTAA
- a CDS encoding ATP-binding protein — protein sequence MKSLQFFYDNYPKIQKFNERKLQIQTHKNIIIKGGFASGKKNFILNFLSLYKSENILFIDCDDLRFNINDLTYLNSFLTYNLQIKFLILCNFNYGFDFNSLKHLNLQIILSTYNSNLHLDHFEEIHLDYLDFEEFLSLNKKYIDTKTMMSYFLHMGRNIILNHNLNTGSSYLKSFYSSLELNILKQISLELGNEFSVNELFKILKKTIKISKDTLYKSIENLEANYTLYFVKNYEKNLKKVYFWDFSLKNSLSVQKDFSALFENLVLSELFKFKQEIFYTKHFDFYLPSFKNAFLCSPFKDKDLLTLKVKKILSKNQLPLSTIYIITLSQRDEFFIEGIRVMILPFDEWALGN from the coding sequence ATGAAATCTCTACAATTTTTTTATGATAATTATCCAAAAATTCAAAAATTTAATGAAAGAAAACTTCAAATTCAAACTCATAAAAACATCATTATAAAAGGTGGTTTTGCAAGTGGTAAAAAAAATTTTATTTTAAATTTTTTATCTTTATATAAAAGTGAAAATATTCTTTTTATTGATTGTGATGATTTAAGATTTAACATTAATGACTTAACTTATTTAAATTCTTTTTTAACTTACAATCTACAAATTAAATTTCTAATACTTTGTAATTTTAACTATGGATTTGATTTTAATAGTTTAAAACATTTAAATTTACAAATCATACTAAGTACATATAATTCGAATTTACATTTAGATCATTTTGAAGAAATTCATCTTGATTATTTAGATTTTGAAGAATTTTTGAGCTTAAATAAAAAATACATAGATACTAAAACCATGATGAGTTATTTTTTACATATGGGTCGTAATATTATCTTAAATCACAATTTAAACACGGGTTCATCTTATCTAAAAAGCTTTTATAGCTCCTTAGAACTTAATATACTCAAACAAATCTCCCTAGAGCTAGGAAATGAATTTAGCGTTAATGAATTATTTAAAATTTTAAAAAAAACCATCAAAATTTCTAAAGATACTTTATATAAAAGTATAGAAAATTTAGAAGCAAACTATACTTTGTATTTTGTAAAAAATTATGAAAAAAATCTAAAAAAAGTGTATTTTTGGGATTTTTCTTTGAAGAATTCTCTTAGTGTGCAAAAGGATTTTAGTGCTTTATTTGAAAATTTGGTTTTAAGTGAGCTGTTTAAATTCAAGCAAGAAATTTTTTACACTAAGCATTTTGATTTTTACTTACCGAGCTTTAAAAATGCATTTTTATGCTCACCTTTCAAAGATAAAGACTTGCTAACATTAAAAGTAAAAAAAATTCTTAGCAAAAATCAGCTTCCACTTTCAACCATTTACATCATCACACTTTCACAAAGAGATGAATTTTTTATAGAAGGAATTCGCGTGATGATTTTACCTTTTGATGAATGGGCTTTAGGAAATTAA
- the rplN gene encoding 50S ribosomal protein L14 yields the protein MIQSFTRLAVADNSGAKELMCIKVLGGSKRRYATVGDVIVASVKKALPNGKVKKGQVVKAVIVRTKKEIHRDNGSLIRFDENAAVILDAKREPIGTRIFGPVGREVRYGGFMKIVSLAPEVL from the coding sequence ATGATTCAAAGTTTTACTAGGCTTGCAGTTGCTGATAATAGCGGTGCAAAAGAATTAATGTGTATTAAGGTTTTAGGTGGTAGTAAAAGAAGATATGCTACCGTAGGTGATGTAATTGTTGCATCTGTAAAAAAAGCTTTACCAAATGGTAAAGTAAAAAAAGGTCAAGTAGTAAAAGCGGTTATTGTTAGAACTAAAAAAGAAATTCATAGAGATAATGGTTCTTTGATTCGTTTTGATGAAAATGCAGCAGTTATTCTTGATGCTAAAAGAGAGCCTATCGGAACGCGTATTTTTGGACCAGTAGGTCGTGAAGTAAGATATGGTGGCTTTATGAAAATTGTTTCACTAGCACCGGAGGTGTTGTAA
- the coaE gene encoding dephospho-CoA kinase (Dephospho-CoA kinase (CoaE) performs the final step in coenzyme A biosynthesis.): MQDAYFITSSIAGGKSSFIKIVQNLGFDTLSADTIAHELLDKNADSIVKLFNNNDLIIAGKIDRKKLGAIVFNDLNAKKKLEDFLHPKIKEKILQNTQILEKKNKAFFIELPLFFENNHYQNLGKSILIYTPKELLLQRLMQRDGLDKNEALKRINLQLDIEEKLKKADFVIKNDSSYEIFEKNVLKFLKYTLKACDEIL; the protein is encoded by the coding sequence ATGCAAGATGCTTATTTTATTACTTCAAGTATAGCAGGTGGAAAGTCAAGCTTTATAAAAATAGTTCAAAATTTAGGTTTTGATACTTTAAGTGCTGACACAATAGCTCACGAGCTTTTGGATAAAAATGCAGATTCTATAGTGAAGCTTTTTAATAATAATGATTTAATCATAGCAGGAAAGATAGATAGAAAAAAACTTGGCGCTATTGTATTTAATGATTTAAACGCTAAAAAAAAGTTAGAAGATTTTTTACATCCTAAAATCAAAGAAAAAATTTTACAAAATACCCAAATTTTAGAGAAAAAAAATAAAGCTTTTTTTATAGAATTGCCTTTATTTTTTGAAAATAATCATTATCAAAATTTAGGTAAAAGCATTTTGATTTATACTCCAAAGGAACTTTTACTTCAAAGACTTATGCAAAGAGATGGTTTAGATAAAAATGAAGCATTAAAAAGGATAAATTTGCAACTTGATATAGAAGAAAAGCTTAAAAAGGCTGATTTTGTGATAAAAAATGATTCTAGTTATGAAATATTTGAAAAAAATGTGCTAAAGTTTTTAAAATACACTCTAAAGGCGTGTGATGAAATTTTATAA
- the rpsJ gene encoding 30S ribosomal protein S10, whose amino-acid sequence MERIRLKLKAYDHRVLDRTVAAIVEAVKRTGADIRGPVPMPTKIKRYTVLKSPHINKDSREQFEMRIHARMLDIVAATPDTVDSLTKLDLAPEVNVEVRAMGK is encoded by the coding sequence ATGGAAAGAATCAGGCTTAAGCTAAAAGCTTATGACCACAGAGTTCTAGATCGCACAGTTGCAGCAATTGTAGAAGCTGTTAAAAGAACAGGTGCTGACATTAGAGGTCCAGTGCCGATGCCTACAAAAATCAAAAGATATACAGTTTTGAAATCTCCACATATCAACAAAGATTCACGCGAACAATTTGAGATGAGAATTCATGCTCGTATGCTTGATATAGTAGCAGCTACTCCAGATACAGTAGATTCACTCACTAAGCTTGACTTGGCTCCTGAAGTCAATGTTGAAGTAAGAGCTATGGGTAAATAA
- the rplX gene encoding 50S ribosomal protein L24: MKLKIKKNDMVKVIAGDDKGKTGKVLAVFPKTNKVIVEGCKIAKKAVKPSDKNPNGGFINKEMPMDVSNVAKAGE, translated from the coding sequence ATGAAATTAAAAATTAAAAAGAATGATATGGTAAAAGTTATCGCAGGTGATGACAAAGGTAAAACAGGTAAAGTTTTAGCAGTATTTCCTAAAACAAATAAAGTAATTGTTGAGGGTTGTAAAATTGCTAAAAAAGCTGTTAAGCCAAGTGATAAAAATCCAAATGGTGGTTTTATCAATAAAGAAATGCCAATGGATGTTTCAAATGTAGCAAAGGCAGGAGAATAA